In Dyadobacter sp. CECT 9275, the following proteins share a genomic window:
- the glgP gene encoding alpha-glucan family phosphorylase, giving the protein MPQASFPLPYQHPFTPDKKYKKSVVYFSMEFAVDQALKIYSGGLGFLAGSHMKSVYALKQNLVGIGMLWKFGYYDQGRKADSSMQPEFHEKIYHFLTDTGIRFTIPMLGKEVRVAAYYLPPDVFQTAPLFLLTTDTDGNDAATRAISYTLYDADVTLKVAQCMILGIGGARLLEELGYEPQVYHFNEAHAVSAVFHLFNKYKKVPELKKRIVFTTHTPEEAGNEKHDIRFLENLGFFSGVPLDTVRKISGNSGDVFNHSLTALSLSRKANGVSRLHGEVSRAMWKSYPKISEIGHITNAQNKAYWVDKKLEESRIAKDTAGIAARKRELKQVLFKTVADQCGKLFDPDVLTIVWARRFAGYKRPDMPVWDLDRFKKLMGNQERPVQFIWAGKPYPKDEGAINTFNHLYYLGHLFPNVAVLTGYELTLSKQLKDGADIWLNTPVVTREASGTSGMTAAMNAALNLSTFDGWICEFAKDGENSFILPVAQGGDVNKQDADNLFAKLENTVIPTYYDNPEKWRNMILNSMDDVSVEFDSDRMAREYYEKLY; this is encoded by the coding sequence ATGCCACAAGCTTCATTCCCATTACCTTACCAACATCCGTTCACTCCGGATAAGAAATACAAAAAGTCAGTTGTTTATTTTTCAATGGAATTTGCGGTAGACCAGGCGCTGAAAATTTATTCGGGCGGACTGGGTTTTCTTGCAGGCTCGCATATGAAAAGCGTATATGCCCTGAAACAGAATCTGGTCGGGATAGGCATGCTTTGGAAGTTTGGTTATTATGACCAGGGCCGTAAGGCTGACAGTAGCATGCAGCCCGAATTTCATGAAAAGATATACCACTTTCTTACGGATACCGGCATCCGGTTTACCATACCGATGCTTGGAAAGGAAGTGCGGGTGGCTGCTTACTATTTACCTCCAGACGTTTTTCAAACGGCTCCGTTGTTCCTGCTGACCACAGATACCGATGGGAATGATGCCGCCACCCGGGCGATCAGTTACACGCTGTATGATGCGGATGTAACGCTGAAAGTTGCGCAGTGTATGATTTTGGGTATCGGCGGGGCCAGGCTACTCGAAGAACTGGGCTATGAACCTCAGGTCTATCATTTTAATGAAGCCCATGCGGTTTCCGCTGTTTTTCATTTGTTCAATAAATATAAAAAAGTACCGGAGCTTAAGAAGCGAATCGTGTTTACGACACATACCCCGGAGGAAGCCGGTAATGAAAAACACGATATTCGTTTTCTTGAGAATCTGGGCTTTTTCAGCGGAGTACCGCTGGACACGGTCAGAAAAATAAGCGGAAACAGCGGTGATGTTTTCAATCATTCACTCACGGCACTTTCGCTGAGCCGAAAGGCAAATGGTGTGTCCAGGCTCCATGGAGAGGTATCCAGGGCAATGTGGAAGAGTTATCCGAAAATCAGCGAGATAGGCCACATCACCAACGCTCAGAACAAAGCTTACTGGGTGGATAAAAAACTGGAAGAAAGCCGTATTGCGAAGGACACCGCAGGAATTGCGGCAAGGAAAAGGGAATTAAAGCAAGTACTTTTCAAAACGGTGGCCGACCAGTGCGGCAAGCTCTTTGACCCGGATGTGCTGACCATTGTCTGGGCACGGAGGTTTGCGGGTTATAAACGTCCCGATATGCCTGTCTGGGATCTGGACAGATTTAAAAAACTGATGGGTAACCAGGAAAGACCTGTCCAGTTTATTTGGGCGGGGAAACCATACCCAAAGGATGAAGGAGCCATTAATACCTTCAATCACCTGTATTATCTGGGGCATTTATTTCCGAACGTTGCCGTCCTGACAGGTTATGAGCTTACGCTTTCCAAACAGCTGAAGGATGGTGCGGACATTTGGCTGAACACCCCCGTGGTAACCCGGGAAGCTTCGGGTACAAGTGGTATGACGGCCGCGATGAATGCCGCATTAAACCTGTCTACTTTTGATGGCTGGATTTGTGAGTTCGCAAAAGACGGGGAAAATTCGTTCATTCTGCCAGTGGCCCAGGGTGGGGATGTCAATAAACAAGATGCTGATAATCTGTTCGCTAAACTTGAAAACACTGTAATTCCGACGTACTATGACAATCCTGAAAAATGGAGAAACATGATTTTAAACAGCATGGATGATGTTAGTGTTGAATTTGATTCAGACAGGATGGCAAGGGAGTATTACGAAAAGTTATATTGA
- a CDS encoding SDR family oxidoreductase yields the protein MLTKKRILITGSNGLLGQKLVALLSRNTGIHTIATAVGKNRLPFSDGYEYHELDVTDASMVDDVMSRTLPDIVIHTAAMTNVDQCELEKEACWKLNVTAVEYLINACRKYHIFLQHLSTDFVFDGSSGPYNESDLPNPVSFYGWSKYAAEKAVIHANIRWAITRTVLVYGIAFDMSRSNIILWVKKSLQEGKAIKVVTDQFRTPTLAEDLALGCFLIAKKEAEGIFHISGKDFLTPYEMAIMTADYFELDKSLISPTDASSFSQPARRPPRTGFDLTKSRKVLGYEPHTFREGIMLLEKQIVGFSQ from the coding sequence GTGCTAACAAAAAAACGAATTCTGATCACCGGCTCCAACGGATTGCTTGGCCAAAAACTGGTAGCTTTACTCAGCCGTAATACAGGCATCCATACGATCGCCACCGCAGTCGGCAAAAACAGGCTGCCTTTTTCGGACGGCTATGAATATCATGAACTGGATGTGACCGACGCCTCCATGGTTGATGATGTGATGTCCCGTACGCTGCCTGACATCGTTATTCACACTGCTGCGATGACGAACGTGGACCAGTGCGAGCTGGAAAAAGAAGCATGCTGGAAACTGAATGTTACCGCGGTTGAATACCTCATCAATGCCTGCCGGAAGTATCATATTTTCCTTCAGCATTTGTCAACCGACTTTGTTTTTGACGGGAGTTCAGGCCCGTATAACGAAAGTGATCTTCCTAATCCGGTGAGTTTTTATGGCTGGAGTAAATATGCCGCTGAAAAAGCAGTGATACATGCCAATATCCGCTGGGCTATTACCAGAACGGTCCTGGTGTATGGCATTGCGTTTGATATGAGCCGCAGCAACATTATTCTCTGGGTGAAAAAATCTTTGCAGGAAGGAAAGGCAATTAAGGTAGTGACCGACCAATTCCGCACTCCCACGCTGGCAGAGGACCTTGCCCTAGGCTGCTTCCTGATTGCGAAAAAGGAAGCCGAAGGAATATTCCATATCTCAGGAAAAGATTTCCTGACACCTTATGAAATGGCCATTATGACCGCCGATTATTTTGAGCTGGACAAATCTCTCATTTCTCCTACGGATGCCTCGTCTTTCTCTCAACCTGCCCGTAGACCGCCCCGGACGGGTTTTGACCTAACAAAATCCCGGAAAGTACTGGGATATGAACCGCATACTTTCCGGGAAGGAATTATGTTACTGGAAAAACAGATTGTAGGATTTTCGCAGTAA
- a CDS encoding peptidylprolyl isomerase has translation MKQYCLLVSLIFCLYFQQSFGQKKSRKDEVVIIKTEQGTMRFILFDETPKHKANFIKLAKDKFYDGLLFHRIIDDFMIQGGDPTSRDAKPDQKVGMGDNGYKIPAEFSPNLFHQKGALAAARDNNPAKESSGCQFYIVQGRKWSKIDLAKQAARAARKLTDEQMKVYETIGGTPHLDGSYTVFGQIIDGMAVVDKISSMPKDERDRPEKNIPMKVSVKKMSKKKITRKYGYAYHD, from the coding sequence ATGAAACAGTATTGCCTTTTAGTATCTCTTATATTTTGCCTTTATTTTCAGCAAAGTTTCGGGCAGAAAAAAAGTCGCAAGGACGAAGTCGTCATCATTAAAACCGAACAGGGTACCATGCGATTTATTTTATTCGATGAAACACCCAAACATAAAGCCAACTTTATCAAACTGGCTAAAGATAAGTTTTATGACGGGTTGCTCTTTCACCGGATTATTGATGATTTCATGATCCAGGGGGGAGATCCTACCTCGCGTGACGCAAAGCCCGATCAAAAAGTAGGGATGGGAGACAACGGATATAAAATACCTGCGGAATTCAGCCCGAACCTTTTCCACCAGAAAGGCGCATTGGCGGCTGCAAGGGATAATAACCCTGCCAAGGAGTCGAGCGGATGCCAGTTTTATATCGTTCAGGGCAGGAAATGGAGTAAAATTGACCTTGCCAAACAAGCCGCACGCGCCGCCAGGAAATTAACCGACGAACAAATGAAGGTGTATGAAACCATTGGAGGTACGCCCCACCTTGACGGATCCTATACCGTTTTCGGACAGATTATTGATGGCATGGCGGTAGTGGATAAAATTTCCTCCATGCCCAAAGATGAGCGCGACCGTCCGGAGAAAAATATCCCCATGAAGGTATCTGTCAAAAAAATGAGCAAGAAAAAAATAACCCGCAAGTACGGTTATGCTTATCATGACTGA
- a CDS encoding BamA/TamA family outer membrane protein has translation MFLAAVTGTPAHSQGIGADSVNNIVIGDILIEGNHKTRATIITREMALRQGDVLDSLRLTEALEIDRRKIINTNLFITVDMVLKPNPDSLRKDLHVVVKERWYFIIFPVFQLADRNFNEWWYDRKRDISRTIYGVYLSYGNVTGRSDKLRVLAEFGFIPKFEVSYTLPYIDKAQKTGITVGASYGINKTMAFRTWNDKLDYLSSEDINRKRFYTFVNLTRRNKFYGFHSLDLRWSQSKISDTIAVLNPRYLLNARREQRFFQLTYSYSYDKRDNFQYPLRGKSWGIQLSKIGLLPSDDINQTFLYGSYRKYFALSQRWFANTGFKARISLPQKQPYLQTIGLGYRNDLVRGYELYVVDGQYYALVKNEIKYKLFAVQKHFPWVPVRQFNTIPIAAYLNTFADAGYVRNTYPELSNTTLGNRMLYGAGTGVDIVTFYNILARFTYSVNAKKEGRFFFSIIREF, from the coding sequence TTGTTCCTTGCGGCAGTAACAGGCACTCCGGCTCATAGCCAGGGGATCGGGGCAGATTCCGTCAACAATATTGTTATTGGAGATATCCTGATAGAGGGCAATCATAAAACGCGTGCCACCATCATTACCAGGGAAATGGCTCTGCGGCAGGGAGATGTGCTCGACAGCCTTCGACTAACCGAAGCACTGGAAATTGACAGAAGGAAGATTATCAATACCAATTTATTCATTACCGTAGATATGGTGCTGAAACCCAACCCCGACTCCCTCAGGAAGGATCTGCATGTGGTGGTAAAAGAAAGATGGTACTTCATTATTTTCCCGGTTTTCCAGCTGGCCGACAGGAATTTTAATGAATGGTGGTACGACAGGAAGCGCGACATCAGCAGGACCATATACGGCGTATACCTCAGCTACGGCAATGTTACCGGCCGTTCGGACAAACTCCGGGTTCTGGCCGAATTCGGTTTCATCCCCAAGTTTGAAGTATCCTATACCTTGCCCTATATTGACAAGGCGCAGAAAACCGGGATTACGGTGGGTGCGTCCTACGGCATTAACAAAACCATGGCGTTCAGGACGTGGAACGACAAACTGGACTACCTGAGCAGTGAAGATATCAATAGAAAACGCTTTTACACCTTTGTAAACCTGACCCGCCGCAACAAGTTTTATGGCTTCCACTCACTTGACCTGCGGTGGAGCCAGAGTAAAATTTCAGACACCATAGCTGTTCTTAATCCTCGTTACCTCCTTAACGCACGCAGAGAACAGCGCTTTTTCCAGCTGACATACAGTTACAGCTACGATAAACGTGACAATTTTCAATATCCTCTGCGAGGAAAAAGCTGGGGAATACAACTTTCTAAAATCGGACTGCTGCCGTCGGACGACATTAACCAGACGTTTTTATACGGCTCCTACAGGAAGTACTTCGCACTAAGCCAGCGCTGGTTTGCCAACACCGGTTTTAAGGCCAGAATATCCCTTCCTCAAAAGCAACCCTACCTGCAGACCATTGGCCTGGGATACCGTAATGATCTGGTCCGGGGATATGAACTTTACGTAGTCGACGGACAGTATTACGCCCTTGTCAAAAATGAAATTAAATATAAACTCTTTGCGGTTCAGAAACATTTCCCCTGGGTACCCGTCAGACAATTTAATACCATACCGATAGCCGCGTATCTTAATACGTTTGCAGATGCAGGTTATGTCAGAAATACCTATCCCGAACTCAGTAATACCACATTGGGAAACAGGATGCTATACGGAGCCGGGACCGGTGTTGACATTGTAACATTTTATAACATCCTGGCGCGGTTCACTTATAGTGTTAATGCCAAAAAAGAGGGTCGTTTCTTTTTTAGCATCATCAGAGAATTTTGA
- a CDS encoding purple acid phosphatase family protein: MKLLKTLLFAALILMMMPGCKSSKDTSDRSVKNVIDEAVTKFYAELKPEQLDTLRENYILQSLSGEDKDILATKFLSFETNVPVTVSLMRHIDQKVIPFWIAESGFKKTDMIVKNEEYTYEVWQKNFDSGKVGLGINGFDKHREVYFISVAPQKQTDSLKITNVFPTQYNQITMKVGAFTYHDWDSLILTEVPESLNGQVLFTTVRGRAREAHLVQAFRKTNTPSSAVPDQILQTWSGDPKTSVDIQWRTSTAVAEGVIKYWQPQTKDTLTKDARVYKMEDRLLQNDRYVHRFTAKVTGLQPGVLYQYKVGSKTGGWSGIATFKTEPASQEPFTFIWFGDTHYSPIWGDMAQKAFKRHPETAFFSIAGDLVSTGLHRNEWDELWKNSGNVFNYKPLMPVPGNHDSQDGLGAWMYQEMFSFPENGPAGLPREMTYSFTYGNALYLMIDATLPVPAQTAWIEEKLKNTTATWKFVMFHFPPYNFVEPYDEIMKEWGTLFDKYHVDMVMNGHMHYYLRTKPMFNKKAVSDPSKGTIYTMSISIPGKQDEWPEEDYAVVRYPDGPLYQHISINGNTLSYKCYDPEGKVKDELVIKK, encoded by the coding sequence ATGAAATTATTGAAAACACTCCTGTTTGCAGCTTTGATATTGATGATGATGCCGGGCTGTAAATCTTCAAAAGATACTTCCGACAGATCTGTCAAAAATGTAATAGACGAAGCAGTAACAAAATTTTACGCCGAACTCAAGCCGGAGCAGCTAGATACGCTCAGAGAGAATTATATCCTTCAATCTCTGAGCGGGGAAGACAAGGATATTCTTGCCACAAAGTTTCTGTCCTTTGAAACCAACGTCCCAGTGACGGTATCTCTGATGCGGCATATTGATCAAAAGGTAATCCCCTTCTGGATAGCGGAAAGCGGTTTTAAGAAGACTGATATGATCGTCAAAAATGAAGAGTATACCTATGAAGTATGGCAGAAAAACTTTGACAGCGGAAAAGTAGGTCTCGGTATCAACGGATTTGATAAACACCGGGAGGTGTACTTCATCAGTGTAGCTCCTCAAAAACAAACGGATTCCCTCAAGATTACCAATGTGTTTCCTACCCAGTATAATCAGATAACCATGAAAGTGGGAGCTTTTACGTATCATGACTGGGATAGCCTAATACTGACAGAGGTACCAGAAAGCCTGAACGGCCAGGTACTTTTTACAACCGTGAGGGGCCGGGCACGTGAGGCTCACCTGGTGCAGGCATTCAGGAAAACAAATACGCCATCGTCTGCTGTACCTGACCAGATCCTGCAGACCTGGAGCGGAGACCCCAAAACATCTGTGGATATACAGTGGCGGACCAGCACAGCTGTTGCTGAGGGTGTGATAAAATACTGGCAACCCCAAACAAAGGATACCTTAACAAAGGACGCTAGAGTTTATAAAATGGAGGACAGGCTGCTTCAGAACGACAGATATGTGCACAGGTTTACAGCAAAAGTAACAGGTCTGCAACCGGGCGTTTTGTATCAGTATAAAGTGGGGTCTAAAACAGGCGGATGGTCGGGTATTGCCACTTTCAAGACTGAGCCGGCGAGTCAGGAACCATTTACTTTTATATGGTTTGGTGATACGCATTATTCTCCTATTTGGGGTGATATGGCACAAAAGGCTTTTAAAAGGCATCCGGAGACGGCTTTTTTCTCCATTGCTGGAGATCTGGTCAGTACGGGACTGCACCGTAACGAATGGGATGAACTGTGGAAAAATTCTGGAAATGTATTTAATTACAAACCGCTGATGCCCGTGCCGGGTAACCACGACAGCCAGGATGGGCTGGGTGCCTGGATGTATCAGGAGATGTTCAGCTTTCCGGAAAACGGGCCTGCCGGTTTGCCCAGGGAGATGACCTACTCTTTTACCTATGGAAATGCACTTTACCTGATGATCGATGCCACTTTACCGGTTCCCGCCCAAACAGCATGGATTGAAGAAAAATTGAAAAACACTACCGCCACGTGGAAATTTGTTATGTTCCATTTTCCTCCTTATAATTTTGTGGAGCCCTATGATGAGATTATGAAAGAATGGGGCACATTGTTTGACAAATACCATGTAGATATGGTCATGAACGGGCACATGCATTATTACCTGCGCACCAAACCGATGTTTAATAAAAAGGCGGTGAGCGATCCGTCCAAGGGTACTATTTATACTATGTCTATCAGTATTCCCGGCAAACAGGATGAATGGCCAGAAGAAGATTATGCCGTTGTGAGATACCCTGATGGCCCGTTGTACCAGCATATATCCATCAACGGAAATACGCTATCCTATAAATGCTACGATCCGGAAGGTAAGGTGAAGGATGAGCTTGTGATCAAAAAATAA
- a CDS encoding organic hydroperoxide resistance protein, protein MITALYTAKATANGGRNGKVVSSDGVLDLEVRIPKEMGGAGGAYTNPEQLFAAGYAACFDSALSHVIRAAKVKTGTTSVTAQVGIGKNDADGFGLVVTLEANVPGVEQSVAEALVAKAHTVCPYSNATRGNVDVTLKVTNADN, encoded by the coding sequence ATGATCACAGCATTGTATACCGCCAAAGCAACGGCAAACGGAGGAAGAAATGGCAAAGTAGTTTCATCCGACGGCGTTTTGGATCTGGAAGTAAGAATCCCCAAAGAAATGGGCGGCGCAGGCGGCGCATATACCAACCCTGAACAACTTTTTGCCGCTGGTTACGCTGCATGTTTTGACAGCGCCCTTTCACATGTTATCAGAGCCGCGAAGGTGAAAACCGGCACCACTTCGGTAACTGCCCAGGTGGGAATTGGTAAAAATGATGCCGACGGTTTCGGTCTCGTCGTTACCCTGGAAGCCAATGTACCAGGTGTTGAGCAGTCTGTTGCCGAAGCGTTGGTTGCCAAAGCACATACCGTCTGCCCCTATTCCAATGCCACCCGAGGTAATGTGGATGTAACGCTGAAGGTAACTAATGCGGATAACTGA
- a CDS encoding MarR family winged helix-turn-helix transcriptional regulator → MEYLKLSNQLCFPLYALSRKITGQYLPLLEKIGLTYPQYLVMLVLWEENSLSVKELGNRLMLDSGTLSPLLKKLEDRELVTRTRLKQDERVVIIALTESGEALKERAVTIPEQIKCSLQLSGQELEQLRSLAVGILDKLNNLELIRSN, encoded by the coding sequence ATGGAATACCTTAAACTATCCAATCAGCTGTGTTTTCCGTTGTACGCTTTGTCGAGGAAAATCACCGGCCAGTATCTTCCGCTGCTTGAAAAAATAGGGCTGACATACCCTCAGTACCTGGTGATGCTCGTTTTATGGGAAGAAAACTCCCTTTCGGTGAAGGAATTAGGAAACAGACTTATGCTGGATTCCGGCACACTTTCTCCTTTGTTAAAAAAACTGGAAGACCGGGAGCTGGTTACCCGCACCCGGCTCAAACAAGATGAACGGGTGGTCATTATCGCACTGACAGAATCCGGAGAAGCATTAAAGGAACGGGCCGTTACTATACCGGAGCAAATCAAATGCAGCCTGCAGCTTTCTGGCCAGGAGCTGGAACAGTTACGCTCTCTGGCAGTTGGTATCCTGGACAAACTAAACAACCTTGAATTGATACGTAGTAATTAA
- a CDS encoding DegT/DnrJ/EryC1/StrS family aminotransferase codes for MSNPLALHGGPKEVTRDFSWPVYDNSEIQAVTEVVASGKWGNPDCGDLVEKFEKEFAAYCGSKYAITCVNGSVSLRLALIACGVKPGDEVIVPPYTFITTASSVIECNCVPVFVDIHPETYNMDPSKIEAAITPRTRAIIPVHFGGLACDMEAILAIAKKHNLRVIEDAAHAHGAEYKGKKLGSIGDVGSFSFQSSKNLTSGEGGIVITDDDELYAMMHSLRNVGRIEGGQWYDHYNPGCNYRITQMQAALLSKQLERLEEQTKRRNENGLYLNELLKDIEGISPLERTEAITMHCYHIYIFKYDASRFGGLSKNQFAEMLAAEGVPSFRGYPHPLYKQPLFQNKNFMCYAIPETADYNSVFLPVAEQACNTDAVWILQHAMLGEKEDMEAFARAIKKIQLAHHI; via the coding sequence ATGAGTAATCCATTAGCACTGCACGGCGGCCCGAAAGAGGTAACCAGAGATTTTTCCTGGCCTGTCTACGACAATTCTGAAATACAGGCAGTAACAGAGGTAGTAGCCAGCGGTAAATGGGGGAATCCGGATTGCGGAGACCTGGTGGAGAAATTCGAAAAAGAGTTTGCTGCTTACTGCGGCAGCAAGTATGCCATCACCTGTGTAAACGGTTCGGTATCTCTCAGGCTGGCGCTGATTGCCTGCGGTGTAAAACCTGGTGATGAGGTGATCGTGCCGCCGTACACCTTCATCACAACAGCTTCTTCGGTTATTGAGTGTAACTGTGTACCCGTTTTTGTGGATATCCATCCAGAAACGTATAACATGGATCCATCCAAAATTGAGGCAGCGATCACGCCGCGCACCAGGGCCATTATTCCCGTTCATTTTGGGGGCCTTGCCTGCGATATGGAGGCCATTCTGGCCATAGCTAAAAAACACAATCTGCGTGTGATTGAAGATGCAGCCCATGCGCATGGTGCTGAGTACAAAGGGAAAAAACTGGGGTCTATCGGAGATGTGGGAAGTTTCAGTTTTCAATCTTCCAAAAACCTGACTTCCGGGGAAGGAGGGATTGTTATTACAGATGACGACGAGCTGTACGCCATGATGCATTCGTTGCGCAATGTGGGCAGGATTGAGGGCGGCCAGTGGTACGATCACTATAACCCAGGCTGTAACTACCGCATCACGCAAATGCAGGCGGCGCTGCTTTCCAAACAATTGGAGAGGCTGGAAGAACAGACGAAGCGCCGGAACGAAAATGGACTTTATCTGAATGAATTACTGAAAGATATAGAAGGAATTTCGCCACTGGAGCGGACGGAAGCTATCACAATGCATTGTTATCATATCTATATTTTTAAATATGATGCTTCCAGGTTCGGGGGGCTCTCCAAAAATCAGTTTGCTGAAATGCTGGCGGCGGAAGGTGTACCAAGTTTCAGGGGATACCCGCATCCGCTCTACAAACAGCCTCTTTTTCAGAACAAGAACTTCATGTGTTATGCCATTCCGGAAACGGCGGATTATAACAGTGTTTTTCTTCCCGTGGCTGAGCAGGCCTGCAATACCGACGCCGTCTGGATTCTTCAGCATGCTATGCTGGGAGAAAAGGAAGATATGGAGGCATTTGCCAGGGCAATCAAAAAAATACAACTGGCCCACCATATATAG
- a CDS encoding DUF3592 domain-containing protein encodes MTTRTNFSGGDLFIMLFFVIGLTLCSAAYYFYQKGRYLIDHGIKVKGLVIGMHRIQRYEYPVAPSIRFMTREGKERVWHSSEGRNPPQFEVGQEVVLHYNPNDPDEVQLENDYLLVYVFGGIGSVSLLLSVWEIGGAIRALWGWLFGSP; translated from the coding sequence ATGACAACCAGAACAAATTTTTCCGGAGGTGACCTCTTCATCATGCTGTTTTTTGTAATAGGACTTACGCTATGCAGCGCTGCCTATTACTTTTATCAAAAGGGAAGGTATCTGATTGATCATGGCATCAAAGTAAAAGGATTGGTGATCGGGATGCACCGCATACAGAGATACGAATATCCGGTGGCTCCCTCTATCCGGTTTATGACGCGTGAGGGCAAAGAACGCGTCTGGCATAGCTCAGAAGGCAGAAACCCGCCTCAGTTTGAGGTCGGGCAGGAAGTAGTTCTCCATTATAATCCTAACGATCCAGACGAAGTACAGCTGGAAAATGACTACCTGCTGGTATATGTTTTTGGTGGAATAGGGTCGGTTTCCCTTCTGCTTTCCGTTTGGGAGATCGGAGGGGCGATCAGAGCTCTCTGGGGGTGGCTTTTTGGAAGTCCGTAA
- a CDS encoding DUF4468 domain-containing protein → MLSVFDITSLVLIAGTVLANPSSKPSVSMTSHPGIESSAYSETVDCGSVTQLDIFRRARLYLLQSSPDDKLLLNDKEMGDLVSSGLISMVLPRTESSAGGIYSVSYVLTIECANRKYRATIAKIEVLQSTSTRSVPAALFKLQTEQDTKQFHTELDMKLKARLEDLKLRVKEYKNF, encoded by the coding sequence ATGTTAAGTGTATTTGATATAACATCACTCGTGTTAATTGCCGGTACCGTACTGGCAAATCCTTCTTCAAAACCTTCAGTATCTATGACCAGCCACCCGGGTATTGAAAGCTCCGCCTATTCCGAAACTGTCGACTGCGGAAGTGTAACACAGTTAGATATTTTCAGGAGAGCTAGGTTGTATCTTTTACAATCATCACCAGACGACAAACTCCTTCTCAATGACAAGGAAATGGGCGATTTGGTAAGCAGCGGACTAATATCTATGGTACTTCCCCGTACAGAAAGTTCTGCCGGGGGCATATACTCCGTTAGCTACGTATTGACTATTGAGTGCGCTAACCGAAAATACCGCGCTACAATAGCAAAGATAGAAGTCTTACAAAGCACAAGTACCAGATCTGTTCCCGCAGCACTTTTCAAGCTTCAGACCGAACAGGATACAAAGCAATTTCATACCGAGCTGGACATGAAGCTCAAAGCACGACTGGAAGATCTGAAGCTGAGGGTGAAGGAATATAAAAATTTCTAG
- a CDS encoding DUF1801 domain-containing protein: MNIEVSEYLKKLPEWQIAVCNSLRNLVHETIPDVTERMQYGKPHYLKNGHYAAVISVAKDKVSFMLFHAAELSEIKGFFKSTSTPDRKTATITNGQQVDYTLLAGLLAQASASL; encoded by the coding sequence ATGAACATCGAGGTTAGCGAATACTTAAAAAAACTTCCGGAATGGCAGATCGCCGTGTGCAACTCACTTCGTAACCTGGTGCACGAAACCATTCCCGATGTTACCGAAAGAATGCAGTATGGCAAGCCGCATTATCTTAAAAATGGTCATTATGCAGCTGTGATTTCGGTTGCTAAAGATAAGGTTTCATTCATGCTATTTCATGCTGCAGAACTGAGTGAAATCAAAGGGTTTTTCAAGTCAACATCCACGCCCGACAGGAAAACAGCAACCATTACCAATGGCCAGCAGGTGGATTATACTTTGCTGGCAGGCCTGCTTGCACAAGCCTCGGCAAGTTTGTAA